From Anaerohalosphaera lusitana, one genomic window encodes:
- a CDS encoding formate--tetrahydrofolate ligase: MKPDPTKTKGWQIAHEAEKRMKSLESLANELGLQYGELLPMGHQLAKLDQKKIRRRLASTPEAKYIDVTAITPTPLGEGKTTTTIGLVQGLGKLKKKVIGTIRQSSAGPTFNIKGAGAGGGLAQAIPITPLCIRLTGDIEAITNAHNLAMTALTARMQHEHNYDDATLAKRNLKRLDIDPGKVQWKWVLDFCAQSLRNITIGQGGPKDGLEMQSGAQITASSELMAILSVATDLEDLRERVSKIVLAYDRNGNKVTTADLEVDGAMTAWLVDALNPNLVQTLEGQPMLVHAGPFANIAIGQNSIIADKTASKLADYVVTESGFGADIGFEKFWNLKCRMSGLKPDAVVIVATIRALKMHGGGPAVKPGKALDSTYTEENTDLVARGCENLIAHIETVKKSGIKPVVCLNHYYTDTEAEIEVVRRAAGENGALFSVSKHWLEGGDGAMNLAETVLEACEAPNEFDYLYPDETPFRKRIETIATQLYGAADVEYEPAAIEKFEKLEADPYYKDFGLCMVKTHLSLSHDPSLKNRPAGWTLPIRDIYVYEGARLVVPLAGGIKLMPGTGSDPAYRRIDVDTETGEVYGIG, translated from the coding sequence ATGAAGCCTGATCCGACGAAAACAAAGGGCTGGCAGATCGCCCACGAGGCTGAAAAACGCATGAAATCACTGGAAAGCCTGGCAAATGAGCTGGGACTTCAGTACGGCGAACTGCTGCCGATGGGTCATCAGCTTGCCAAGCTCGATCAGAAAAAGATCCGCAGACGGCTGGCTTCAACTCCTGAAGCAAAATACATCGACGTAACCGCCATCACTCCCACGCCGTTGGGTGAGGGCAAGACCACCACGACCATCGGCCTGGTGCAAGGGCTGGGAAAGCTCAAAAAGAAGGTTATCGGAACAATAAGACAGTCCAGCGCGGGTCCGACTTTCAATATCAAAGGTGCGGGTGCGGGCGGCGGACTCGCCCAGGCGATACCGATCACGCCACTTTGCATACGGCTGACTGGGGATATAGAAGCCATCACGAACGCCCATAATCTCGCGATGACCGCGCTCACAGCTCGGATGCAGCACGAGCACAACTACGATGATGCGACGCTGGCTAAACGAAACCTCAAACGACTCGATATCGATCCGGGGAAGGTTCAGTGGAAATGGGTGCTGGACTTCTGCGCACAGTCTCTTCGAAATATAACCATCGGTCAGGGCGGGCCGAAGGACGGGCTCGAAATGCAATCCGGCGCGCAGATCACCGCCTCAAGTGAGTTGATGGCGATCCTTTCGGTCGCTACGGATCTCGAAGATCTCCGCGAAAGGGTCAGCAAGATCGTCCTCGCGTATGACCGTAACGGCAATAAGGTGACGACCGCGGACCTGGAAGTCGACGGCGCGATGACGGCATGGCTGGTGGACGCTCTGAATCCTAATCTAGTGCAGACACTCGAGGGTCAGCCGATGCTGGTTCATGCGGGTCCGTTCGCGAACATAGCCATAGGCCAAAACTCCATCATCGCGGACAAAACCGCCTCGAAGCTTGCAGATTATGTCGTAACTGAAAGCGGTTTCGGTGCGGACATCGGGTTCGAGAAATTCTGGAACCTCAAGTGCCGCATGTCGGGCCTCAAGCCGGACGCGGTTGTCATTGTCGCTACGATCCGTGCTCTCAAAATGCACGGCGGCGGGCCAGCGGTCAAGCCGGGCAAGGCACTGGACAGCACATATACAGAAGAGAATACGGATCTGGTTGCCAGGGGCTGTGAAAACCTTATCGCCCATATCGAGACCGTCAAAAAAAGCGGCATCAAGCCGGTAGTATGCCTCAATCATTATTACACGGACACCGAAGCAGAGATCGAAGTGGTTCGCCGGGCTGCTGGCGAAAACGGTGCACTTTTTTCAGTCAGCAAACACTGGCTCGAAGGCGGCGACGGCGCGATGAATCTGGCTGAGACGGTACTGGAAGCATGCGAAGCTCCCAACGAGTTCGATTATCTGTACCCCGATGAAACGCCCTTCCGCAAAAGGATCGAAACGATTGCAACACAGCTTTACGGCGCGGCTGATGTAGAGTATGAGCCGGCGGCTATAGAGAAATTCGAAAAGCTCGAAGCCGATCCCTACTACAAAGACTTCGGCCTGTGCATGGTAAAAACACACCTGAGCCTGTCACATGACCCTTCCTTGAAAAACCGTCCTGCCGGCTGGACACTGCCCATACGTGATATTTACGTCTACGAGGGTGCCCGATTGGTCGTGCCGCTCGCTGGTGGGATAAAGCTGATGCCCGGCACTGGATCGGATCCTGCTTATCGGCGGATCGATGTGGATACGGAGACCGGCGAAGTGTATGGAATAGGCTAA
- a CDS encoding Gfo/Idh/MocA family protein, whose product MLLGFDSKEVRVCIAGMGKMGGYHLHALEQLMAGQYEPYYKGDVEKQLSKIRIAGVCDVDEEHLASFPQYDHYVDYAKMLDDSKPDIIVIAVPTKLHFEFVAAALKKGIHVLVEKPLVTRKAEMDELVRLAKENGCKLISGHVERYNPVAIKIVSMIRERQVNPQSYSFRRTQKHHERIPDDIIVDKVVHDLDLARYFFGPVKGVNVERSRRFEGQVYEAQINVEHQSGVQGELFVSWLVEADAKERTVRIECEDCEVRGDFKEKKLRVDGKEVDCEVPGWITPSNNQIKDELVDFIMYCSESTEQARLVEPLLSLGEVEESISLIEQIARSVNA is encoded by the coding sequence ATGCTTCTAGGGTTTGACAGCAAAGAGGTGCGGGTCTGTATTGCCGGCATGGGCAAGATGGGCGGATACCACCTGCATGCCCTGGAGCAGCTCATGGCGGGCCAGTACGAGCCTTATTACAAGGGCGACGTCGAAAAGCAGCTCAGCAAGATACGCATTGCCGGTGTTTGCGATGTCGATGAGGAGCATCTTGCCTCATTTCCGCAATACGATCACTATGTCGACTACGCGAAAATGCTTGATGACTCAAAGCCTGACATCATCGTCATTGCGGTGCCGACGAAACTCCACTTCGAATTTGTCGCAGCCGCACTTAAAAAGGGCATCCATGTACTGGTGGAAAAACCGCTGGTCACGCGCAAGGCAGAGATGGACGAGCTCGTCAGGCTCGCGAAAGAGAACGGCTGCAAGCTGATCTCGGGACATGTCGAGCGATATAACCCCGTCGCGATCAAGATAGTTTCGATGATACGCGAACGGCAGGTGAACCCGCAGAGCTATTCGTTCAGGCGAACGCAGAAGCACCACGAACGCATTCCGGACGATATCATCGTAGACAAGGTCGTGCATGACCTGGACCTTGCGAGATATTTCTTCGGCCCCGTCAAGGGTGTGAATGTGGAACGATCCAGACGTTTTGAAGGGCAGGTTTACGAGGCCCAGATCAATGTTGAGCACCAGAGCGGCGTACAGGGCGAGCTTTTCGTTTCCTGGCTTGTCGAAGCTGATGCGAAGGAGCGAACTGTCCGTATCGAATGCGAGGATTGTGAGGTCCGCGGTGACTTCAAGGAAAAGAAGCTGCGCGTCGATGGAAAAGAGGTCGACTGCGAAGTGCCCGGCTGGATAACACCTTCCAACAATCAGATAAAGGACGAGCTGGTTGATTTTATTATGTACTGCAGCGAGAGTACCGAGCAGGCAAGGCTCGTCGAGCCTCTGCTAAGTCTTGGCGAGGTTGAGGAATCGATCTCACTCATCGAGCAGATCGCACGAAGCGTTAACGCGTAA
- a CDS encoding sugar phosphate isomerase/epimerase family protein, with amino-acid sequence MIKCDNWPTGVCSWSASDNLETLGQLRSELGLEHLHLHAVPAIGSEGDKFLRAIKEQGWQVTCTMVSFEQEDYSTLDAIKRTGGIVPDESWDENRQRVLRSIDVTADLGVQLLSFHLGFIDMEDEAYRTKLSERILLLADAAKAKGVRLLLETGQESASELRAFLESLNHDSLGVNFDPANMLLYDKGDPVEAVKTLGGLIEHVHIKDALAAQWGKETPWGDGDVDTQAFLTALKEIGYDGALAIERECGKSRFEDVKKAIDRLVKFQA; translated from the coding sequence ATGATCAAGTGTGACAACTGGCCGACCGGCGTTTGCAGCTGGTCGGCCAGTGATAATTTAGAGACGTTGGGACAGCTCAGGTCCGAGCTCGGCCTGGAGCATCTGCACCTGCACGCCGTTCCTGCTATAGGCAGCGAGGGCGACAAGTTCCTCCGCGCCATTAAAGAACAGGGATGGCAGGTTACCTGTACGATGGTCAGCTTCGAGCAGGAAGACTACAGCACCCTCGATGCTATCAAACGTACCGGCGGCATTGTGCCCGATGAGAGCTGGGATGAGAACCGTCAGCGAGTTCTGCGTTCGATAGATGTCACCGCCGATCTCGGCGTGCAGCTTCTCTCGTTCCATCTGGGCTTTATAGACATGGAAGACGAAGCATACCGAACGAAACTGTCCGAGCGGATCCTGCTGCTTGCGGATGCAGCTAAAGCCAAAGGCGTAAGGCTGCTGCTGGAGACCGGCCAGGAAAGTGCATCCGAGCTTCGCGCATTTCTGGAAAGCCTGAACCATGATTCACTGGGCGTGAACTTCGACCCTGCCAATATGCTGCTTTATGACAAGGGCGATCCGGTAGAAGCGGTCAAAACCCTTGGCGGCCTCATCGAGCACGTACACATCAAAGACGCACTGGCTGCTCAGTGGGGCAAAGAGACTCCATGGGGCGACGGTGATGTAGATACGCAGGCCTTTCTGACCGCTCTCAAGGAGATAGGTTATGATGGTGCGTTAGCCATCGAACGCGAATGCGGCAAGTCGCGATTTGAAGATGTGAAAAAGGCGATCGATCGCCTTGTCAAGTTTCAGGCATAG
- a CDS encoding Gfo/Idh/MocA family protein, with protein MVKIGIVGLGFMGKMHYGCYSSLDNAKIIAICDIDENRFKNTGETAGNIAGAEGELDLSDKTLYTDFDEMVEKEDLDGISICLPTYLHPEYTKKALKAGLNVLCEKPMALSTELCEEMVAAANDAGKRLQIGQCIRFWPEYVKLKEMIESKEYGELKVLTFQRLALTPTTGWQNWYLDGNKSGGAALDLHIHDSDFVQYVFGMPKAVVTTGMTGPTGDYDHMVTQYRYDDDKVITAEGGWMMQASWGFEMSFNAVFEKATVSFDVTKDPMFRVCPADGDQFTPDVLPGTGYSQEIAHFVNAIAGEDVPEITTSQASKESVRLVLAEKESAKTGSKVEL; from the coding sequence ATGGTTAAGATTGGTATCGTTGGACTTGGCTTTATGGGTAAGATGCACTACGGGTGCTACAGCTCGCTCGATAATGCTAAGATCATCGCTATTTGCGATATAGACGAAAACAGGTTCAAGAACACAGGTGAAACTGCTGGTAATATTGCAGGCGCCGAGGGTGAACTCGACCTGAGCGACAAGACGCTTTACACGGATTTTGACGAGATGGTCGAAAAAGAAGATCTGGACGGCATTTCGATCTGTCTGCCGACTTATCTGCACCCCGAATACACCAAGAAGGCTCTCAAAGCAGGTCTGAACGTGCTTTGCGAAAAGCCTATGGCCCTCAGTACCGAGCTCTGTGAGGAAATGGTCGCAGCGGCAAATGATGCCGGCAAGAGACTGCAGATCGGTCAGTGCATCCGCTTCTGGCCTGAATACGTCAAGCTTAAGGAAATGATCGAGTCGAAAGAATACGGTGAGCTCAAGGTTCTGACTTTCCAGAGGCTCGCTCTGACTCCGACGACCGGTTGGCAGAACTGGTATCTCGACGGCAATAAGAGTGGCGGTGCGGCACTTGACCTGCACATCCACGACTCCGATTTCGTCCAGTACGTATTCGGCATGCCCAAGGCAGTCGTTACCACAGGTATGACCGGCCCGACAGGCGATTACGACCATATGGTCACTCAGTACAGGTACGATGACGACAAGGTTATCACCGCTGAGGGCGGCTGGATGATGCAGGCGAGCTGGGGCTTCGAGATGAGCTTCAACGCCGTATTCGAAAAAGCCACCGTCAGCTTCGACGTGACTAAGGATCCGATGTTCAGGGTATGTCCTGCCGACGGCGACCAGTTCACGCCAGACGTGCTGCCCGGCACTGGTTATTCACAGGAAATCGCACACTTCGTAAACGCGATAGCCGGCGAAGATGTACCTGAGATTACAACCTCACAGGCCAGCAAGGAATCCGTAAGGCTCGTTCTGGCTGAGAAAGAATCCGCTAAGACAGGCAGCAAGGTAGAGCTGTAA
- a CDS encoding sugar phosphate isomerase/epimerase family protein, protein MKIGASYWMFEGGLEAKKPIAEAMQEAKDLGFDSIELAIASEGVLTHETTEQECKDIVATAEKIGIEISSVASGESWGCSPTSNDPAEREKIVEFTKKALQVTKWLGTDAYLFVPGAVHVFFLPEGDVIPYDIAYDRAKEVVAKLVPTAEQVGVTIAIENVWNKFLLSPLEMRDFIDSFDSNRVGCYFDVGNVLLTGYPDQWIKILGDRIARVHIKDYKMVGTAEGFVDMCEGDVDFESVKKALGEIGYDSYLTAEMLPYEPGRPEKTADAMKKLFK, encoded by the coding sequence ATGAAAATAGGTGCCAGTTACTGGATGTTTGAAGGCGGTCTCGAGGCTAAAAAGCCCATCGCCGAGGCCATGCAGGAAGCAAAGGACCTGGGTTTTGATTCGATCGAGCTCGCCATCGCGAGTGAAGGCGTTCTGACCCATGAAACCACGGAGCAGGAATGTAAGGATATAGTAGCTACAGCCGAGAAGATCGGTATCGAGATCAGCAGTGTAGCCAGCGGCGAGAGCTGGGGCTGTTCGCCCACTTCTAACGATCCCGCTGAACGCGAAAAGATCGTTGAATTTACCAAAAAGGCCCTGCAGGTCACAAAGTGGCTCGGCACGGACGCATATCTGTTCGTTCCCGGCGCGGTACACGTATTCTTCCTTCCCGAAGGTGACGTGATCCCATACGATATCGCTTATGACCGGGCTAAAGAAGTAGTTGCAAAGCTGGTTCCGACTGCTGAACAAGTTGGTGTCACCATCGCTATCGAGAACGTATGGAACAAGTTCCTTCTCAGTCCCCTCGAAATGCGTGACTTCATCGACAGCTTCGATTCCAATCGCGTCGGCTGTTACTTCGATGTAGGTAACGTGCTGCTGACAGGCTATCCGGACCAGTGGATCAAGATTTTGGGCGACCGTATTGCACGCGTCCACATCAAGGATTACAAGATGGTCGGCACTGCAGAGGGATTTGTTGACATGTGTGAAGGCGACGTCGATTTCGAATCAGTCAAGAAAGCACTGGGCGAGATCGGCTACGATAGCTATCTGACCGCTGAGATGCTGCCTTACGAACCCGGCAGACCCGAAAAGACAGCAGACGCAATGAAGAAGCTTTTCAAGTAA
- a CDS encoding Gfo/Idh/MocA family oxidoreductase, producing MARSINRRDFLRSSAVTGAGAVLGGIALGGCSGAPMLTTKPRVLTTEPKDEIRIGFVGIGNMGSGHVRRLMHIPGSKIAAVCDIRPSRTKWAVEQAKSAGLEVPAVYGKDETDFVRMCENEDLDLVYNAAPWEWHTPICLAAMENGSHAASEVNIALSIEDCWKLVETAEKTKKHCVMMENCCYDKAEMAVMNMVGQKLFGDLVHGECGYLHDLRGLLISDTYYQGQWRWKEQTTRDGNLYPTHGIGPMAWCMDINRGDTFDYMVSVSSRALGLHQYVVEKLGADHPMAKTDVACGDVNIALIRTKKGKTIICKHDTHLPRPYSRDFLVQGTKGIMRKYPKSRVHIEGKSKGHGWEDFGSYLKEYEHPVWKATQERIAKAGSGGMGHGGMDYIEDYRLIQALRRGISPDIDVYDSVLWSSVIPVSEESVRKQGEPVKFPDFTRGMWKKERKLGIVEYPSL from the coding sequence ATGGCAAGAAGTATCAACAGAAGAGATTTTTTAAGAAGCAGCGCGGTAACAGGCGCTGGAGCGGTTCTGGGCGGAATTGCTCTGGGAGGTTGTTCCGGGGCACCTATGCTGACTACCAAGCCTCGTGTATTGACGACCGAGCCCAAAGACGAGATCAGGATCGGTTTCGTTGGCATTGGTAACATGGGTTCGGGTCACGTCAGAAGGCTGATGCATATACCCGGCTCTAAGATCGCGGCTGTTTGTGATATTCGTCCCAGTCGGACCAAGTGGGCGGTCGAACAGGCCAAGAGTGCCGGCCTGGAAGTACCTGCTGTCTACGGCAAAGACGAAACAGATTTCGTAAGGATGTGCGAAAACGAGGACCTGGACCTGGTCTACAATGCTGCGCCCTGGGAATGGCACACTCCCATCTGTCTGGCGGCCATGGAAAACGGCAGCCATGCGGCCTCTGAGGTCAACATCGCGCTTTCTATCGAAGACTGCTGGAAGCTCGTCGAGACGGCTGAAAAGACCAAAAAGCATTGCGTCATGATGGAAAACTGCTGCTACGACAAAGCTGAGATGGCTGTGATGAACATGGTTGGACAAAAGCTGTTCGGCGATCTCGTCCACGGCGAATGCGGATACCTCCACGATCTGCGAGGCTTGTTGATCAGCGATACATATTACCAGGGCCAGTGGCGATGGAAAGAACAGACAACCCGTGACGGCAACCTCTATCCGACACACGGTATTGGGCCGATGGCATGGTGCATGGACATCAATCGCGGCGACACCTTCGATTACATGGTATCCGTCAGCAGCAGGGCTCTGGGACTGCACCAGTATGTCGTTGAAAAGCTCGGCGCGGACCATCCGATGGCCAAGACCGATGTTGCCTGCGGCGACGTCAACATCGCACTGATCCGCACCAAGAAGGGCAAGACCATCATTTGCAAGCATGACACACATCTGCCGCGTCCTTACAGCAGAGACTTCCTGGTACAGGGTACAAAGGGCATTATGCGTAAGTATCCAAAGTCCCGTGTCCATATCGAAGGTAAGAGCAAGGGCCACGGCTGGGAAGATTTCGGCAGCTACCTGAAGGAATACGAGCATCCCGTCTGGAAGGCAACCCAGGAGCGAATTGCCAAAGCAGGCAGCGGCGGCATGGGCCACGGCGGAATGGACTATATTGAAGACTATCGACTGATCCAGGCACTGAGAAGGGGTATTTCTCCTGATATCGACGTTTACGATTCAGTGCTTTGGAGCTCAGTTATCCCGGTGAGTGAAGAGAGTGTACGTAAGCAGGGTGAACCGGTTAAGTTCCCGGACTTCACCCGCGGTATGTGGAAAAAGGAAAGAAAGCTCGGTATCGTGGAATACCCAAGCCTCTAG
- a CDS encoding helix-turn-helix transcriptional regulator — translation MRANVQSLPRDIVAQSRYFFYETESTTRQPLEIVCGGYERCGPAFFIDRTDYPFHVIKFTITGKGMFMINGSHHKLEGGVITSFSPGDRHTYRSDPHNPMEHIFVTFTGTRANELLRSSTLSKTKIMQISEPASTLQMLHQILQAGLEKNEYSQQICCNYLEILLLKQASALANTNSPHSLAFDTYRKCKKYIDDNFSAIRTAQQVANSCDVNVRYMSRLFKKHNYISPYEYLTRLKMNKAINLLLHSQMPVSQIGLEVGFEDQFHFSRVFKKYQGLSPQNYRQRHMS, via the coding sequence GTGAGGGCAAATGTTCAGTCCCTGCCCCGCGATATCGTCGCGCAGAGCCGCTACTTTTTCTATGAAACCGAGTCCACAACCCGTCAACCGCTCGAAATAGTCTGCGGCGGATACGAGAGGTGCGGACCGGCATTTTTCATCGACCGAACGGACTACCCGTTCCACGTAATTAAGTTCACGATAACGGGCAAGGGAATGTTCATGATAAACGGATCCCACCATAAACTCGAAGGCGGGGTCATCACCAGCTTTTCGCCAGGCGACAGGCACACTTACAGGTCGGATCCGCACAATCCCATGGAGCATATATTCGTAACTTTCACGGGAACGCGGGCAAACGAACTGCTGCGGTCTAGTACGCTGTCGAAAACGAAGATAATGCAAATATCAGAGCCTGCCTCAACTTTGCAGATGCTGCATCAGATCCTCCAGGCGGGCCTTGAGAAAAACGAATACAGCCAGCAGATATGCTGCAACTATCTGGAGATACTTCTTCTCAAGCAGGCCTCCGCTTTGGCCAACACCAATTCACCGCATTCACTGGCGTTCGACACCTACCGCAAATGTAAAAAGTACATCGACGACAATTTTTCAGCTATACGGACCGCTCAGCAGGTCGCTAATTCCTGTGATGTGAATGTTCGCTATATGTCACGGCTGTTCAAAAAGCATAACTACATCTCGCCGTACGAATACCTGACCCGGCTGAAGATGAACAAAGCGATCAACCTGCTGCTCCACTCGCAGATGCCCGTCTCGCAGATAGGTCTTGAAGTCGGCTTCGAGGACCAGTTTCATTTTTCGCGCGTGTTCAAAAAGTATCAGGGGCTGTCACCGCAGAATTATCGTCAGCGTCACATGTCCTGA